CAATCTTGCGCGTTTTCTGCGTGATCTCGATTCGGCGCTGCGCCGTACGGACGTGGTGTATTTTCTCAGCGGATTTTTCAACTTCTATTTTTGGGTCACTTTCCCGGCGTTGCTGCTGATTTATGCCCGGCGCAAACCGGTGGTGCTCAGCGCCAGAGGGGGCGATGCCGCGCGGTTTTTCCGGCGATACGGCAAACTGGTCGGCCCGGTTTTGCGGCGGGTTGATAAAATCACCACGCCATCGGGGTTTTTGCGCGATGTTTTCCGCGACGCATTTGCCCTTGAGGCACAAGTCATCCCCAACATCGCCGATCTGGATCAGTTTGAATTCCGGCGGCGCGACCAATTTCGCCCACGTCTGCTGGTGACGCGCAATCTTGAACAGATCTACGGCATCGACACCGTGTTGCGCGCTTTTGCGCTCGTGCGGGAGCAACATCCCGACGCCACCCTTGTCATCGCCGGCGGCGGAAGTCTGCGCGCCGAACTTGAGCAGTTGGCCGCCGAACTCAAGGTTGACGATGCCGTAACCTTCCACGGCCCTGTCAGCCACGCCCAGATTCAGCGCCTTTACGGTGAATACGATATTTACGTCAACGCCTCACGCATCGACAATCTGCCCGGCTCGCTGCTCGAAGCCTTCGCCAGCGGCCTGCCGGTGGTCTCCACCCGCGCCGGCGGCATTCCGTACATGGTTGAAGATGGCGTCACCGGGATGCTGGTCGCCGTGGATGACCACCAGGCCCTTGCCGAACAGGTCTTGCGCATTATCGACGACCCGGCGTTGGGTCTGGCCCTTGCCGATGCCGCATACGCCGAGTCGCAAAAATATGCCCGCAAAAACGTGGCACCGCAATTGGTGAATTTATTGGCGCAGCATGCGCGGCCGTAGGGGCGACCCGGTGGGTCGCCCTGGTTGGCGTACCCGGAATGTTGATTTGCATCACCCCGCGTGAAAGG
The Geoalkalibacter ferrihydriticus DSM 17813 DNA segment above includes these coding regions:
- a CDS encoding glycosyltransferase family 4 protein — translated: MNDTATKQQCPAVCLVSPFPPPYGGMAIQAEKLAALLREQGSEVVEVRTNGASGQGGAMARIPGVRSIINLARFLRDLDSALRRTDVVYFLSGFFNFYFWVTFPALLLIYARRKPVVLSARGGDAARFFRRYGKLVGPVLRRVDKITTPSGFLRDVFRDAFALEAQVIPNIADLDQFEFRRRDQFRPRLLVTRNLEQIYGIDTVLRAFALVREQHPDATLVIAGGGSLRAELEQLAAELKVDDAVTFHGPVSHAQIQRLYGEYDIYVNASRIDNLPGSLLEAFASGLPVVSTRAGGIPYMVEDGVTGMLVAVDDHQALAEQVLRIIDDPALGLALADAAYAESQKYARKNVAPQLVNLLAQHARP